One Deltaproteobacteria bacterium PRO3 DNA window includes the following coding sequences:
- a CDS encoding multicopper oxidase family protein: protein MRLPRGRYFALLGLSWTALACSNGAAGFQEPPRVESKDGVLQTTLTAQERKIEVGGVTVTTRVYNDLFVPPTLVVRPGDTIFLKLNNFIDQDTNLHYHGMNVSPLEPGDNVFLTIAPGDAFDYEVHVPAEHPEGLFYYHPHMHGLTEFQVGSGMSGALIVDGILDPFPELSGITQRVMMLKDIQIVDGLVPNPPVSANPTMRTLNGQVNPTVTIQPNEVQLWRVGNIGADIYYDIQLEGHTLYEIARDGNLHNQLVPRDHILLPTSARSEFLVVGGPPGEYAFITRGISMGPQGDTYPQTTLATLVSEGEAVPEVPLPQSFPQVADLRDAPLCCSRTFDFSETGDGSQFCINNTQFDPSFTNTNVQLGCVEEWTLNNCTGENHVFHIHQLDFQVIEQNGQPVDFIGRQDTVALDFRAADAQNPDRCQCDDSGNCANCTCPSPADPRGSVKIRVPFTNPVILGDFVYHCHIGEHEDNGMMQRISVSETAGACEMGSPSSTDREAMTPAERAVCNVTAGHMGH from the coding sequence ATGAGGCTTCCACGGGGACGATATTTCGCGCTGCTTGGGCTGTCTTGGACCGCCCTCGCCTGCTCCAACGGCGCCGCCGGCTTTCAAGAGCCGCCGCGGGTCGAAAGCAAGGACGGCGTCCTGCAAACCACCCTCACCGCCCAAGAGCGGAAGATCGAGGTCGGCGGCGTCACCGTCACCACGCGCGTCTACAACGACCTCTTCGTCCCGCCCACGCTGGTCGTCCGGCCCGGCGACACGATCTTCCTCAAGCTCAACAACTTCATCGACCAAGACACCAACCTCCACTACCACGGCATGAACGTCTCGCCGCTCGAACCCGGCGACAACGTCTTTCTCACCATCGCGCCGGGCGACGCCTTCGACTACGAGGTGCACGTGCCCGCGGAGCATCCCGAGGGGCTTTTCTATTACCACCCGCACATGCACGGCCTGACCGAATTTCAGGTGGGCAGCGGGATGTCGGGGGCCCTCATCGTCGACGGGATCCTCGATCCCTTTCCCGAGCTCAGCGGCATCACCCAGCGCGTGATGATGCTCAAGGACATCCAGATCGTGGACGGCCTGGTGCCCAATCCTCCGGTCAGCGCCAACCCGACGATGCGCACGCTCAACGGCCAGGTGAACCCCACCGTGACCATCCAGCCCAACGAGGTGCAGCTTTGGCGCGTGGGCAATATCGGCGCCGACATCTATTACGACATTCAGCTGGAGGGGCACACCCTCTACGAGATCGCCCGCGACGGGAACCTGCACAACCAGCTGGTGCCGCGCGACCACATCCTGCTGCCGACCAGCGCGCGCAGCGAGTTCCTGGTGGTCGGCGGACCGCCGGGCGAATACGCCTTCATTACGCGGGGCATCTCGATGGGACCGCAGGGCGACACCTACCCGCAGACCACCCTAGCCACCTTGGTCTCCGAGGGCGAGGCGGTCCCCGAGGTCCCGCTGCCGCAGAGCTTCCCCCAGGTGGCCGACCTGCGGGACGCCCCGCTCTGCTGCAGCCGAACCTTCGACTTCTCCGAGACGGGCGACGGCTCGCAGTTCTGCATCAACAACACCCAGTTCGACCCCAGCTTCACCAATACCAACGTGCAGCTCGGCTGCGTCGAGGAGTGGACGCTGAACAACTGCACCGGCGAGAACCACGTCTTCCACATCCATCAGCTGGATTTTCAGGTGATCGAGCAGAACGGTCAGCCGGTGGATTTCATCGGGCGGCAGGACACCGTGGCCCTGGACTTCCGCGCGGCCGACGCACAAAACCCCGACCGCTGCCAGTGCGACGACTCGGGCAACTGCGCGAACTGCACCTGCCCCTCCCCCGCCGACCCGCGCGGCTCGGTGAAGATCCGCGTCCCCTTCACCAACCCCGTGATCCTGGGCGATTTCGTCTACCACTGCCACATCGGCGAGCACGAGGACAACGGCATGATGCAGCGGATCTCCGTCTCCGAAACGGCCGGCGCCTGCGAGATGGGCTCGCCCTCCTCGACGGACCGCGAGGCGATGACGCCCGCGGAGCGCGCGGTGTGCAACGTCACGGCCGGGCACATGGGGCACTGA